The genomic region AATCATATTCACCGACACCCCAGGGAATGCCGAGCGAGCTGGCAAGCAGCAGCGACGGCGGCACGCCGCAGGCGATCAGAAACGGACAGTCCTGGCCCTTGCTCCAATATTTTTGCGCGATCAGGTTGCCGTGTTTGCCGGGAATCATCCACAAACCAACAGTATTTCGATCGTGCACCTGCACCCGATAGGTGCCGACGTTGACATAGCCGCTGTCGGGGTCGCGCGCGATCACCGCGTCGAACGTGCCGATATAGCGTCCGCCGTCTTTCTCGTGCCACTGCGGCGCGGGAAATTTGCCCACGTCGACGGCACTGCCAGTGACGATGTTCTGCAGCACCGGCGCGTTCTTGACCACCGTCGGTGGCAGCGGCTTCATCTCCGCCAGACGCCGCTTGATCTCAAACACGAGCGGAATGCCGCGCAGCTCCGGCGCCACTCCCAAGGCCACCGCTTGGCGCCGCGGCGAATACAACACGTTGCTCAGCACGCGCCGCCCTCTGGGATAATCGGGAATCTCGTCGAAGAGCAGCGCCGGCGGCACCGCCTGCTCGGCAAACAGCTCGGTCAGCGCGCCGATTTCCAGATTCCAATGCGCGCGCAAAATTTCTTGCAGCTCGCCCAACGCGCGCACTTCGTCGAGAAAGACGCGCAAATCATACGCCGCTTGAATGTTCGATGGTTCACTCATCGTCTTCCTACTAGGCGTTTTGATTCTCTCATAACCTTTGCGCCCTTTGCGCCTTTGCGCGCGGCAATCTGAAAAACCCCTGCTCGCCTATGTGTATTCCTGCCCGGCCCGTTTGACAACCGCGCTCTAAGCTCGCTAATGTTTCAACCGTTCTTAGAAGCGCTCCTATGGCGACGAATATTCCTCTGAGCTTTCTGCTCGCCGACCGGCGCGGAATAGCCTTAAAGTCGACGGCGAGAATATTGCCCGCAATCTGACTGACCAACGATTGCTTCGCGGTATCGACCGAATCACTCATCGCCATCGCCCTCGTAGAAAGATTGGCGCTACTTTTTTCGTCGGCGGCCGGAGAAACAGGCTCAGCACCGACGAGAACAGTAGTAGCCCGATAAAAATCGTAAACGATAGTCGGTAGCTTCTGGTCGCGTCGAAGAGAAAACCGGAAAACGGCGGCCCGCCGGCGCTGAATATATAAGTTAGTAAAGAGCCCAGGCCGCGGATGGTGCCGAGCGACACCCGGCCGAAATAGTTGGCCCAGATCACCTCCGCCAACACTTGCGTGCCGCCCATGCCGATGCCGTAGAGAAAAAAACCACAGTAAAGCGCAGCCAAGCCGGGACCGAACAACGCCAACGAGATTCCCACCGCTTGAAACAAGAATTTTACCATCATCAGGCGGGCGATATTCAGGCGCTCGGCGCCGAGGCCCCAAACCAGTGGCGTGCTGAACTGCATCAGCGCGATGGTGCTCATGACCAAAGCCGCAACCGTCAACGGGTGGACCTGATCGCTAACGAAGGAAAACACGTGCAAGTTAAGCCCGCTGACGCCCACATGGGCAACGCCAAAGGTGACGACGATCAGCCAAAAAGCCGGCGTGCCCAGCGCCTCGCGCCGCGTCCATGCAACGTCGTCAGCCGGCGGGCGATGAGGCGATTTCCCGGGGCGCGGCGCAGCGCCAATCTTTTCATCGTCCGCACTCGATCGGCCGTCGGGCTGCAAACCCATGTCTTCCGGCCGCCGGCGCATGAAAGAGTACGCCGGACCGACAACCATCAAAAGCGTCAACACGCCGAACACCACCCAGGTGCCGCGCCAACCGGTGTATGCAATTAGCGATGCAGCGAACAGCGGCATGCATACTTTGGCAAAGCCATGGCCCATGCCCGCCCGCGCCAGCGCGCGCCCGCGCATGCGCACGAACCAGCGCGAGATCGTCACGTTGACCACCATGTTGCCCATCAGCGCGTCACCGGGACTGACGAGCAGCCAGCGAATGATCAGAAACTGCCAGAAGTCGCGCGCCTGGCCGAGCAGCATCAAACCCGAGCCGAGGACAACGCCGCCGGCCGTCATCAGCCACTTGCAGCCGACCACAAAAGCGCTGCTCGATAGAAATCCGAAGCCCACCGATGCGCAAATCAAAGAGGCGCTTAACGGCAACCTGTGCCGCTGCGGCACGCACTTGAGAATCGTGCGCGCGGTGAAGCGAGCGTCGGGCCAGTTGGCTTAATCCGGGACTCACCACGAAGGACCTAGGGCGGCAGCCGCAACCGAATCCGACGAAAGATTTAACCACAAAGAGCACAAGGGAGCACAAAGGCGCTGCGCGCCCCGATTGGGAACCGGAGAATTTAACCGCAAAGAACGCAAAATTTCGGAGAGGAATATACACCACGAAGACCACGAAGGCAGGAGAGATGACAATCAAAAAACCTCTCCGAACTTCGTGTCCTTCGTGCGCTTCGTGGTGAGATTTGAATTTTGTCCGAAACTAAGTTTGTGCAAGCAGGAGATCGAAACATGAAATCAATGCAATTCACCCGCAGACAATTTCTTAAATCCACCGGCGCGCTGGTCGTCAGCTTCAACTTGCTGCCGCCCGCCGGCAAAGTATTTGCCCAGTTCGCCAAGCTGCCCTCCGGCGACATCGATCCGACTTCGCTCGACTCGTGGCTCGTCATCACGCCGGACGGTTACGTGACCTTTTACACCAGCAAGGTCGAGATCGGCACCGGCACGATCACCGCGCTGGCGCAGTTTGTCGCCGAGGAATTGGACGTGGCGTTTAACAAGATCAAAATGGACTCCGGCGACACCGAAAAAACCATCGAGCAGGGCTCCACCGTCGGCAGCCGCTCCATCGAGCGCGCCGGCCCGCAGATTCGCCAGGCCGCCGCGGCTGCGCGCCACGAATTGTTCAAGCTCGCCAGCGCCCAGCTCGGCGCGCCGGTGGAGAAGCTTACCGTCGCCGACGGCGTCGTCAGCGTGGTCGGCGAGCCTTCCAAGCGCGTTACTTATGGCCAACTGATCGGCGGGAAAAAATTCAACACCAAGCTCTCGGTCAAAGGCACGGGCTGGGACATGGTGGTCGCGCCGGAAGTCAAAGCGAAAAACCCCAAAGACTACAAAGTCGTCGGCCAGTCGATTCAACGCGTTGAGCTGCCGCGCAAGGTGACCGGCGAGCATGACTACATTCACGACGTGCGCCTGCCTGGCATGCTGCACGGCCGCGTCGTGCGGCCGCCGGCGATCAACACCGACCCGGAGTCCATCGACCAGGACTCGATCAAAGGCATTCCCGGGGTCGTGATGATTGCCCGCGAAGGAAAATTCGTCGGCGTGGTCGCCAAGACCGAGTGGGCGGCGATCAAAGCGGCGCGCGCCTTGAAAGTCACCTGGGCCAAACCGACCAGCAAAGTGCCGGGCACGGCGGATGAAGTTTACACCTACTTGAAAAACACCAAGCCAGTGCGCTCGCTCAAGCCGGTGGACAAAGGCAGCGCGACCAAAGCCTTGGCGGAAGCCAGGAAAGTTTACCAGTCGAGCTACCGCTTCCCGTTTCAGATGCACGGCATGATTCGCCCATCCTGCTCCATCGCTGATGTCAAAGGCAACAAGGCGACTATCTGGTCCGGACCGCAAGGGCCGTTCCGCACGCGCAGCACGGTGGCAGCGATCCTCGGCTTGAAAGACCAGGACGTGCGCATCATCTACCACGAAGCGTCGGGCTCCTATGGCCGCATGAGCACCGACGACGGCGCCGAAGACGCCGCGATCCTCTCGCGCGCCGTCGGCGCGCCGGTGCGCGTCCAATGGTCGCGCCAAGACGAACACGGCTGGGAGCCCAAGGGTCCGGCACAAGTTGACGAAATCAAAGCCGCGGTCGACAGCGACGGCAAAATCACCGCGTGGGAGTTCGCCGACTACGGCCAGCCGTGGACCGCGTCGGGCTCGACGCCGCTGTTGGCGTCACTGCAAGTCGGACTTCGCCCGACCAACCCCGGCGGCTCCAACGGCACGCAAAGCAGCGGCGAGTTCTACACCATCGCCAATCACCTGATCAACATTCATCACATCAACTGGCATTTCCCGGAGCCGATCCCGCTGCGCACCAGCAACCTGCGCGCGCCGGGCGACGTCGCGCGCTGCTTCGCCAGCGAAGGATTCATCGACGAGATCGCCGCCGATTTGAAGGTCGACCCGGTGGAGTTTCGTTTGAAAAATCTCACTGGCAACAAGCGCGCCATAGAATGTCTCCAAGCCGCCGCCGACAAAGCCGGCTGGCAGAAACGGCCATCACCCGCACCCGCCCAAAGCGGCAATATCGCCAAGGGCCGCGGCGTGGCGCTGACCAATCGCGCCCAAACCTACGTTGCCATCGTCGCCGAAGTGGAAGTCAACAAGACCACCGGACAAGTGGCGGTGAAAAAACTCGTGTGCAGCCACGACTGCGGCCTGATCGTCAACCCCGACGGCGTGAAGAACCAAGTCGAAGGCAACGTCATCCAAGGCGTCAGCCGCGCGATGTACGAAGAAGTGCTGTTCGACAAAGACAGCAGCGTCACCAGCCTCGACTGGGCGACTTATCCAATCCTGCGCTTCACCGAGCTACCCGAGTTTGAGCTAGTGCTAATCAACCGCCCAGAAATGAACCCCCTCGGTGCCGGCGAAGGCGCGACGATCCCCCCCGCCGCGGCGATCGCCAACGCCATCTACGACGCTGTCGGCGCCAGATTGAAAGAAGGGCCGTTTACACCGAAGCGCGTGCTGGCGGCGATGCAGAAGAAGGCGTGAGGGCGTGGCTAATCGTCGACCATTCGGCCTTGCCCTATTGTCAGGTATATTGGTGCTATACTGACCAGTGATATTGGATATACGAGCGAGGCACGAGCGCGGCAGAGAATTGACAACCTGTTGATTGCAGGCGTAAATTTCCAATCGATGATTGTTGGGTATCCAATTTACCAGATCAGTTCACTCAATGGTTCGGCGACGGAGACGAAGCCTCGCCGCACTCGCATCGAGGAGCAATACGATGTCCAGCACGATTCGCACTTGCCTCTGGTTCCGTGACGGACGGGGCCGGGAGGCCGCAGAATTCTACTGCTCTCTCATTCCGGGAAGCCGGGTCGAGCACGTCTTCACAATCGATAATGCCGAGATGGGCACGTCCTGGCTAATCGACTTCACCCTCGGCGGAGTGCCTTACCAGATACTCGATGCCGGACCGTATTTCACACTGACCGAGGCCGTGTCGATTTCGGTCGAAACCCCCGACCAGGGCGAGACCGATCGACTATGGGCCGCGCTCACTGCCAATGGTGGCCAGGAAAGCCGCTGCGGCTGGCTGAAGGACCGCTTTGGCGTGTCCTGGCAAGTGTTCCCGAAACGGCTGACCGAATTGACACTGAACGCAGACAAGAAAGTCGCTGCCAAAGCAATGGCCGCGATGATGAAACAGACGAAAATCGACATCGCCCCGATTGAAGCGGCGGTTCTCGCTTGAGTTGCAGGCACGCCGAACCAGGCGCTGCAGCAGACGGCGGGGGCATGTAGCGGTTCTGGGGTTCATAGCTCACTCGGCCCCCGCCGCTGCTGAGCTTGGTCGTTAACCAGACGAGATTCTATGTCAGCATTTCCTGGTTTCGAGAAACTGTATTTCTTGACCGACCCGCTATCTAAGCGACCGTTACGGGGTGAATTTCAGACAAAAGTCGACTGTTTGGCGCTTACACGAGGTGATAGTAGTACGTCAGATACCGTTTGCGTCTCGTGGTATATGGGTGGCGCAACACCCTCCGACCTAGTGTGGGCGGGGGACGAACGGGGCAACGTGTCAGGCTTTGATTATCGGTAATTGCTTTCGACTCATCTAAACTTCTAATATAAACAATCCATGCGCACCTGAGTTGTCACGCTTCCCCGAGCTGGGATGTGGCAGCCGACACTTGATCGATTGCAGCTAGGATTGACGGACTGACCCAATTGATCGACGCCGCATTACAGAGAGTATTTCGATCTAACCAACGTCGCAAGATCGCCTGTCGTTCGGTTTTCAAGACAATTTTCGTCTTGACGGTGAAACGTCATCGGACATATGTTCGGGGTAGTTGTCTCATAGCGGAGGTCTCCCATGTACATCGACTGCGATTCCCACTATTTCCCCGTGTCGTTTTTGGAAGGCATCAGCGATAAGTATCCGCACTCGCCGCGCGTCGTGCGCAAGGGCGACGACGTGCGCTCGGTGTTGCCCGACGGTACGTTGATCAAGAACCAGGCGCCCAAAGGGCGCTGGCATCTCGACACGCGGGTGCAGCATGTCGATTGGGAGGGCTTCGACGTCCACGTGTTGATCCCGGAAAACCGCGAGCTGCTTTACACTTGGGATCGCGACTTGGGCTGCGAGCTGGCGCGGCGCTACAACGACGCGGTGGCGCAGGATCTGAAAGAATGCGCCCATCCCGAGCGCTATCTCGGCGTCGGCTGGGTCTTTCTCCCCGACGTCGAGGAGTCTTGCAAAGAACTCGAACGGATGGTGAAAACCCTCGGCTTGAAAGCGGTCAAGTTCATGGGCGGCTTCGCCGACGCCAACCTCGGCGCGGAAAGACTTTGGCCATTCTATCAGAAGTGCTGCGATCTCAATGTGCCGATCCTGGTGCACGACACCGCTTCGGATCGCGACGGTCATCCCAATCCCGCGTTGGTCGGCATCGAACAATTGTACCTCGAAGTCGACAACAACGCTTTGCCCTTTTTGCTCGGCTTTCCGTTTCGCTACATCGTCGACATGGGAAGTCTGATCTTGCGCGGCGCTTTGAAAGAATTCCCCAAGCTGCGGGTTTGCTTTGTCGAAGGCTCCGCGGCGTTCGTGCCGTGGTTGATGGATCGTTTGGATATGGACCCGACGGCGAAAAAGAAGTTGGGCAAACGGCCGCGGGAGTTTTTCGATCAAATCTGGGTCTCGGCCTTCGCCGCCGAGGAGTTGAGCTACACTTGCGACGTTTGGCACAACCACAACCTCACCGTCGGCAGCGATTACCCCCACGGCGATCCGTCGGCGACATGGAATTCCGAACACGGCACTGTGCAGATGATCAAAGCGATGACGCGCCTGTCGGACGCGGACAAAGAAAAGATCTTGGGCGGCAATGCGATGCGGCTGTTCGGGATGGCTTAGGCGAAATAAGATTCGGAAGAATCTCCCGCAAAGGCGCAGAGGCGCAAAGTTTCGGAATAATGTCTCGCGCAGAGGCGCTGAGGGCGCAGAGTTCGGGAGAAGAATTAACCACGAAAAGCACGAAACACACGAAATGAGATTTAAAGTTTTCTTTTTTTCGTGATTTTCGTGTGTTTCGTGGTTATCCCCTTAGCTTTTTCACGCAGTGAGAAGGAGGTTTGCGGTGATCAGACTCCTTATCGTTGCCCTGGTTTCGCTATTCCAATCGGCCATCGCCTTCGATGCCCATGGCGCTGCGGCGCCGACGAAACTGATTATCGCCCACGCCGCTAATAACCCGCGCGTTGCCCCGCTTTGGGTTACCGACGAGCAGGGCTTTTTCTCCAAGCACGGCATCAAGGCGGAAGTCATTTACATCCGCAACAGCGCGCTGTCGCTCAGTGCGCTTTATTCGAAAAGCATCGACATCAGCCAGGCTGGTGGCATCTCGGTGCTCGGCATTGGCGACAAGGGGCCCGAAGTCAAAATCATCGCCGCGTTTACCAGCAAGCTGACCCATGATTTGGTCGTCCGGCCCAGCATCAACTCGGCCAAAGATCTGCGCGGCAAACGGCTCGGCGTTCAAGTGATCGGCGGCAGCCTGTGGATCACCGCTATGCTGGCGCTGGAACAACTCAAGATCGATCCGGCGCGCGACGATATCAAAGTCCTCACCATCGGCGACCAGATCGTACTCGCCCAGGCGCTAGAAAGCGGCGTCATCGATGCCGCGCCGCTGGACACCGCATTTAGCAAAAAGCTCAAGCAAAAGGGCTTTCCGGTGCTCGTCGAACTGAACAAAACCAATACCAGGACGGTTAGTTCCACCGTCGTCGTGCTCAATTCGTTTTTGCAATCGCAGCCGCAAGTTCTGGAAAATCTTTTGAAAGCCTTGATCGAAGGAACCGCCTTTACGCTTGCAACAGACAACAAACCACTGGTCGTCAAGACGATTATGAAGCGGCTCAAGATCAGCGACCCGGCTGACGCCGAGGAAGGCTACGCCGGTCTTGCCCCGTCCACCGAATTAAAGCCCTACCCGTCGATGGAAGGCATGCGCAACATGCAGCGCTTCATGAAGACGCAAAACCCGCAGGTGGCCAACGTCAACCTGGACAGCCTGATCGACGCTAGGTTGGTGAAGAAGCTCGATGACAGTGGCTTTATCGATCAAACGTTGAAGAGCTATGGCCTCGGCAAGTAACATGCAGGGCGAACGCATACCGTTGTTCCTGTGAGCGATGCGCACGCGCGTCATGCGCTCGCGCAGTCCGCCTTCCTTGACGAAGTCCTGTTCCAGACGTTGTAGTTGGCGGTCGAGAAGACAATTTGGTTTGATGGATCAGGCAAATGGCAATATTCGCGATGACCTCTGCCGGCCGAGTCTCTAGGAAATTGCGATACATCTCCTAGGTCTGCGGAGTCTCCTGTCCAAGTTTGCGTACGTAACGCGCCTCTTTCGAGTCTTTGCTCCAAGTCTTCAGGTCGCGCGCGCGGAGGTAGTCTTTGTAATCGTCCAGCAACTCTTCCGAGCTCGCGCGGGCAACGTTGGTGAGCTTGATTTCGGTTTCCTTCGAGGTGAGAGCGGCTTTGCTGCCTTCCAGAATGTTCTTTTTACCCGAGCGCGCCGACTGTACCATCTGGTCGATCGTACGGTCGCCCGCGCAAGGTATTTGTGCGCGAAGCGATAGGTGATGTCGTCAACGACTTCGGCTTTCTGAAACGACAGCAGCGTCTGGTAGTCGCCGCGCGGCTTGAGCAGGCGGTCTGGGGAGTGGGACTTATGGGAAGAATGCGACTCATGGGAGTCATTACTCCCATACTTCCCATAACTCCCATTGCTCCCAGCCTTGCCCATGACAACCACTCTCCTACAAGTACCCTTTCTCGCGATAGTACCGCTCCGCCCCCGGATGCAGCGGGAAATCCAGCGGCCCCGCTTCGGTGTCGCTGCACAGCTGCTTCATCGACGGCGTCTCGGTCGCATCGTAGGGAATCTCCGTCCGGATCTTCGCGAGCACACCGGCGATGTGATACGCCAGCTCGTCTGGAAAGTTTTTGTGCACGACGATGGGCCAGCCGCTGAAATCCACGACCGTCGTCGGATCGTTAATACCGGCTATACGGCCGTGGTCTAAGCGCGCCCGTTTGAAGCCGTACTGTTCCAGCTTCTTCAGCACCGGTTCCGAGTAAGACAAAAACTTCATGCCATGCTGCACCGCGACATCGCCCCAGGAGTCCATGCCCTCGTCAATGACCATGTCGAGCTTGCCGGAGACAATACCCTGACGCCGCTGCGGGTTGCTCGGGCGCACGACTTCGTCGACCTTGCCGCCCCATTTGACGAAATGGTTTTGGGTGATGCCGTGGCATTTGAGTAAATATTTGATCGCGAAGTCGACGCAGTCGTTAACGGCAATCGACACGCGCATCCTGGGCTTCTTGGCGATCAGCTCTTCCATGGAATTCACGCCCAAGCGCGGCGAGACCGCGATAACCAACCGATCCCACGATGGAAAAACAGCCAAAGCGCGCAAGGGATATTTCTTCGTGAAAGGACCTTTGCCATGCACGGCCATCGACGGGATCGCGGTCGGATTCAGCCAAACCAGATCAAGCTTGCCGTTGGCAACCAGCTTGGCGCCGTTCAAGCCGCTGCACCAGGCCGGGCTGACGCCGATAGTAAACGGATACGGTGCCCCTTTGCCCCTTTTCCCACCCGGTAGCTGCACCATCAGTTGAATGGCGCTGGTCAACAAGGTCGGCACGTCTTCATAAAGCCCGGCAAGAATTTTGGTCGCGATACGCGCGCGCATCAAGCTCGCGCTCATCGGCTTTACACTGCGATCATCGTAGGCCACGGTACTTTGCTCCTTTAAGTAACGGAATTATTCATCCGACCTAATCCGAATCGGGGTGGGTGTCAACCTGATCGATTTTGGATTTTGGATTACTGCCCCCGCTCGATTCGCTTCACCTTCACGAGCTAACAAGCTATGGTGAGTCATATTTCCGAACTCTGCGTCTCCGCGCCTCTGCGCGAGACAAATCCGAAAACCCAAGGAGCCTACTTCCATTCGGATACTTCATTCTCTGCGTTACCGAGACTACGCGCTCTTTTGGTCGACCGATTTGCTCAGCTCCATCGGTCACTTCGTTCAGGAAGTGGCACTGTTCTGGATTACCTACGAGATCACCCATTCGGCGATGGCGCTCGGCATTCTCGGGCTTTGCGGCACCTTGCCGCGGCTCCTGCTCGGCGCCTTTAGCGGCGTGTTCGTCGACCGCTACGACCGCAAGCTGCTGCTCATTCTGGTGCAGTTCGTCTCTGCCATCCCGATTGCGATTTTCTTGGTCGTCTATTTCTTCGGCACACTGCAGTTTTGGCATTTGCTCGTGCTTGAAGTGGTCTTCGGCTCGATTCGCGCCATCAATCCGTCTGCGGCACAATCGATCCTTTCGGAACTTGTGCCGCGCGACGATCTCATGAACGCGGTGTCGCTTTATACGTTCGGATTCAACATCGCGCGCATCGTCGGCCCCTCTCTAGGCGGCGTAGCGATCATCTGGATCGGCATCGGCGGCTGTTTTGCCGCTTTTGCGATAACGCTTTTGCTGTCGGGTGTTGGCATGCTGTTCATTCATCCCAACC from Deltaproteobacteria bacterium harbors:
- a CDS encoding MFS transporter; its protein translation is MRRRPEDMGLQPDGRSSADDEKIGAAPRPGKSPHRPPADDVAWTRREALGTPAFWLIVVTFGVAHVGVSGLNLHVFSFVSDQVHPLTVAALVMSTIALMQFSTPLVWGLGAERLNIARLMMVKFLFQAVGISLALFGPGLAALYCGFFLYGIGMGGTQVLAEVIWANYFGRVSLGTIRGLGSLLTYIFSAGGPPFSGFLFDATRSYRLSFTIFIGLLLFSSVLSLFLRPPTKKVAPIFLRGRWR
- a CDS encoding xanthine dehydrogenase family protein molybdopterin-binding subunit — protein: MKSMQFTRRQFLKSTGALVVSFNLLPPAGKVFAQFAKLPSGDIDPTSLDSWLVITPDGYVTFYTSKVEIGTGTITALAQFVAEELDVAFNKIKMDSGDTEKTIEQGSTVGSRSIERAGPQIRQAAAAARHELFKLASAQLGAPVEKLTVADGVVSVVGEPSKRVTYGQLIGGKKFNTKLSVKGTGWDMVVAPEVKAKNPKDYKVVGQSIQRVELPRKVTGEHDYIHDVRLPGMLHGRVVRPPAINTDPESIDQDSIKGIPGVVMIAREGKFVGVVAKTEWAAIKAARALKVTWAKPTSKVPGTADEVYTYLKNTKPVRSLKPVDKGSATKALAEARKVYQSSYRFPFQMHGMIRPSCSIADVKGNKATIWSGPQGPFRTRSTVAAILGLKDQDVRIIYHEASGSYGRMSTDDGAEDAAILSRAVGAPVRVQWSRQDEHGWEPKGPAQVDEIKAAVDSDGKITAWEFADYGQPWTASGSTPLLASLQVGLRPTNPGGSNGTQSSGEFYTIANHLINIHHINWHFPEPIPLRTSNLRAPGDVARCFASEGFIDEIAADLKVDPVEFRLKNLTGNKRAIECLQAAADKAGWQKRPSPAPAQSGNIAKGRGVALTNRAQTYVAIVAEVEVNKTTGQVAVKKLVCSHDCGLIVNPDGVKNQVEGNVIQGVSRAMYEEVLFDKDSSVTSLDWATYPILRFTELPEFELVLINRPEMNPLGAGEGATIPPAAAIANAIYDAVGARLKEGPFTPKRVLAAMQKKA
- a CDS encoding VOC family protein, which gives rise to MSSTIRTCLWFRDGRGREAAEFYCSLIPGSRVEHVFTIDNAEMGTSWLIDFTLGGVPYQILDAGPYFTLTEAVSISVETPDQGETDRLWAALTANGGQESRCGWLKDRFGVSWQVFPKRLTELTLNADKKVAAKAMAAMMKQTKIDIAPIEAAVLA
- a CDS encoding ABC transporter substrate-binding protein; this encodes MRRRFAVIRLLIVALVSLFQSAIAFDAHGAAAPTKLIIAHAANNPRVAPLWVTDEQGFFSKHGIKAEVIYIRNSALSLSALYSKSIDISQAGGISVLGIGDKGPEVKIIAAFTSKLTHDLVVRPSINSAKDLRGKRLGVQVIGGSLWITAMLALEQLKIDPARDDIKVLTIGDQIVLAQALESGVIDAAPLDTAFSKKLKQKGFPVLVELNKTNTRTVSSTVVVLNSFLQSQPQVLENLLKALIEGTAFTLATDNKPLVVKTIMKRLKISDPADAEEGYAGLAPSTELKPYPSMEGMRNMQRFMKTQNPQVANVNLDSLIDARLVKKLDDSGFIDQTLKSYGLGK
- a CDS encoding MFS transporter, whose amino-acid sequence is MFPNSASPRLCARQIRKPKEPTSIRILHSLRYRDYALFWSTDLLSSIGHFVQEVALFWITYEITHSAMALGILGLCGTLPRLLLGAFSGVFVDRYDRKLLLILVQFVSAIPIAIFLVVYFFGTLQFWHLLVLEVVFGSIRAINPSAAQSILSELVPRDDLMNAVSLYTFGFNIARIVGPSLGGVAIIWIGIGGCFAAFAITLLLSGVGMLFIHPNRAQNEKRQQGFVREFKEGFDYVWGTPVILSSVIAAYTFAVFIVTYQSFLPVFAKEILKVGPDGLGLLMAAPGIGALASLSFLASVGERWNKAMLLWITTTTTPIFLILFCLSPTFWLSVALLALVGAGQVCFRTISRVIIQIEAPRTLMGRVMSVFNLDQGMRSVGSMVLGAAATWFGASLGLALAAGASLIVTTTIFYRLLGRRH